The window CCTCCAGCGCCCCTCGCCCGACGCGTTCAACGAGGCGCGCTCGATGGAGCAGGTGCTCCCGATCGCGAAGCAGTTCGTCGCCGGCGCTGACGGCGGCAACACCGATGATACTGGCAGTGGTGACGGTGGAGCGGACGACGGCGAAACGGACGGCAGCGGCAACCTCTCGATCGCCGCACTCCAGGCCGACGCGGGCGGCAACGACATCGCGAACCTGACCGACGAGTTCGTGACCTACGGGAACACCGGCGACGCCTCGCTCGACCTCTCGGGCTGGACGGTGACGGACTCCTCGGGAACGACGTACACCTTCTCGGATGGCACGACACTCGCCCCGGGCGAGGAGATCACGCTGTACACCGGCAGCGGCACCGACACCGACACCGAACGCTACTGGGGGCAGGCGAACGAGGTCTGGGAGAACGGCGCGGACACCATGACCGTCAGGGACGCGAGCGACGAGATCGTCCTCCAGCGGTCGTACCCGTAGCGTTTTCTTGTCGGAAACCACGACGAAACGA is drawn from Halococcus salifodinae DSM 8989 and contains these coding sequences:
- a CDS encoding lamin tail domain-containing protein; this translates as LQRPSPDAFNEARSMEQVLPIAKQFVAGADGGNTDDTGSGDGGADDGETDGSGNLSIAALQADAGGNDIANLTDEFVTYGNTGDASLDLSGWTVTDSSGTTYTFSDGTTLAPGEEITLYTGSGTDTDTERYWGQANEVWENGADTMTVRDASDEIVLQRSYP